Within Candidatus Methanoperedens sp., the genomic segment GGGCGCAGTCCTTGACTTGAAAAACAAAAATCAAGACAACAATCAGTCATTTAAATATCTGCGGGAGGCCGTATATTTCCTCCAGATTTAAACGCATTCTGCATAATTTCCTTACTATATCCTTCCGGGATCTTCCCTGTATCTGCATAAACATACAACGCAGTATTAAATACAGTATTTGCCACACTGAACACCAGGATTACGCCGAGGAAGTACAATACGGCAATTGCAATTGTAATAATTATCCCGGCGAGTCCTAAACCTGCCAGTACGAACAATAACACGAACGCTACAATTACACCAAGGAATAAGAATAAAAATTCAATCGTTCCCAGCCCGAAATACCTGATCAGGCTTTCTCCCCATGTTTTCTTTAATGTCTGTACGGATTTCTTTATTGCATCCATCGGTCTGAGGTCATTATAAACCATTGCAGGAACTACGAAAATAGTGATTATGCTCCACATCATTCCCAGAATGGACGTGAGAATATTCAACACTATTCTCCCGGATTCGCCCGCTCTCTCTGCCATATTATCAATTATTCTCAAGATCAGTCCCACGGTTGCCACAATAATGCTCCAGGTGATAATCAGGCCTATCTTGGAACGGGCAAACTTTATACTCTCCGAGAAAGTGGCATTCCCTCCCTCGAATCTTATCTTGGTTGTGTAAACAACGCACACATTGAAGAAGGTAGCTATAAACGCC encodes:
- a CDS encoding DUF6159 family protein — protein: MFETFSRSWEITKLSFNVIQKDKELLLFPLLAGIFSIIFILVMLFPSIITSFMEGRGPGSYGITEYLIFFITYLGLAFIATFFNVCVVYTTKIRFEGGNATFSESIKFARSKIGLIITWSIIVATVGLILRIIDNMAERAGESGRIVLNILTSILGMMWSIITIFVVPAMVYNDLRPMDAIKKSVQTLKKTWGESLIRYFGLGTIEFLFLFLGVIVAFVLLFVLAGLGLAGIIITIAIAVLYFLGVILVFSVANTVFNTALYVYADTGKIPEGYSKEIMQNAFKSGGNIRPPADI